The following nucleotide sequence is from Hevea brasiliensis isolate MT/VB/25A 57/8 chromosome 7, ASM3005281v1, whole genome shotgun sequence.
CACCTGCAACATGTACGCACTGCTTTTGAATTATTGCGGCAACATCAATTTTATATCAAACTCAGCAAGTGTGCTTTTGGACAGCAGCAGATAGAATATTTGGGACACATCGTCTCTTGTAATGGTGTTCAGGTGGATCAGAGGAAGATACAGGTTATGATTGATTGGCCTAAACCCACTAATGTATATGATTTGCGTGGATTTTTGGGCTTGACAGGATATTACAGGAAATTTGTTCGTGATTATGGAACCATTGCTCGGCCACTAACCAATCTTTTGAAGAAGGGTCAATTTCTCTGGAATTCGGAAGCAGATGATTCCTTTACTGCACTGAAAAAAGCCATGGCCTCCACACCAATACTTGCAATGCCGAATTTTGATGCCCCTTTTGTCATCACCACTGATGCTTCCAACAATGGCATCGGAGCTGTATTATCACAACATGATCGGCCCATTGCTTTCATGAGCCATGCTCTGGGGTTTTCAAAACAGTCTTGGTCCACATACGCTAAGGAGATGTTAGCAATACTGCAAGCTATTCGAACATGGCGCCCTTATTTGCTTGGCCGAAAGTTTTATATCCAAACTGATCAGCGCAGCTTGAAGTACATGGTGGAACAGAGAGTCATTACACCTGAACAACAAAAATGGGTCTCCAAATTACTGGGATTTGACTACGAGATCATATACAAACCTGGAAAGGAGAATACAGTCGCTTATGCCTTATCCAGAGTTAGTGGCATCCCAAGCCTCAACGCTCTTTTCATCCCTCATTCTTCACTATGGGATCAGATTAGAGCAGCTATCTCTTCTCATCCCTACATGATCAAGCTGGGCAGTTTAGCTTCGGAAAACCCAGGAGCTCCTTACTCTTGGCGTAATGGCTTGATTCTTTATAAAAATCGGGTTGTGGTACCTCCTAAGTCTGATTTAACTCTCAAGATTCTGCAGGAATTTCATGATTCCCCTAGTGGAGGGCATTCAGGCGTCTTGCGAACATATAAAAGAGTCGCCCCACAATTTTATTGGCCTTCGATGAGAAAGCAGATTCAAGAGTACATAGCTGCATGTACCGTTTGTCAGAAAAACAAAACAGTCACTTCTTCGCCGGCGGGACTTTTACAACCACTGCCAATTCCTCATCAGGTCTGGGATGATATAGCAATGGATTTTATCGATGGTCTGCCTACTTCTCATGGTAAAAATTCAATTCTGGTGGTCATTGATAGGCTCAGTAAGTACGCCCACTTCCTGCCCTTATCTCACCCATATTCTGCTAAAATTATTGCTGATAAGTTTGTGGAAGGGGTTGTCAAATACCATGGGATGCCTCGTTCAATAATCAGCGATCGAGATCCCATTTTTATGAGCAATTTCTGGCGGGAATTTTTCAAGCTTTCGGGTACACAATTGAATATGAGTTCTTCATACCATCCAgaaacagatggccaatctgaggtaACTAATCGTTGTCTGGAACAATACCTTCGTTGCTTTGCATCCCAGCAACCTCGGCGTTGGAGTTTGTTTTTGCCTTGGGCGGAGTACTGGTACAATACTTCTTTCCATATTTCAATTGGTATGTCACCCTTCCTAGCTTTGTATGGTCGACTACCACCTGCAATACCACATTATGAAGCTGGCCAATCTTTATTTCATGAGGTGGATCAGATGCTAGCATCACGAGATGAGATCTTGATTGAATTGAAAACTCACCTTTCCCGTGCTGCTAATAAAATGAAACAGATGGCTGATTTAAAGCGTCGAGATGTCGAGTTTCAAGTGGAGGATCTTGTTTATCTTAAACTCAAGCCGTACCGTCAACATTCAGTCTATCGCAGAGCTTCACAGAAATTAGCAAGTCGTTTCTTTGGGCCCTACTTGATTGAAGAACGAATTGGCAAATTAGCTTACAAATTGCAGCTCCCAGAAGGTTCCAAAATTCACCCGGTTTTTCATGTTTCTCTCCTCAAAAAGCATATTGGAGATGTTGTCCCTGTGTCTACAGATTTGCCTCCATTTTCTGCTGATGGTGATGTTTTATTAGAACCTGCACAGGTGCTGGACGCAAGGATGATTCAAACAGGTTCCACAATTAATCATGAAAGCTTGGTTCAATGGAAGGACTTGCCTAAGGAAGATGCTACTTGGGAAAGCACCAACGGATTACGTGTACGTTATCCAACTTTGAACCTTGAGGACAAGGTTCCTTCAAAAGGGGAAAGCAATGATAGACCACGAAGAAGTTCCAGAGTACCTGttaaaaatagaaaatattttgactgaagtctttgttattttgctgctatagttACTTAGTTAATTACTGCTTAATAATTGGtcaaatgttgttgagatttttcAGCATTTGTTAGCTGAAATAAAGCCCCTATTGCCTTTAGAATATGTCTGAATTTGTTATTCAAATTTTTCCTATTTATTCCTTGTAACAGCAGCAGATATTCATCAATGAAAAATACAACCAATCTCTCATTTTGAGAACTATTTTCTTCGGCTTTGACTGGGACCTATCAGATCCATCCATGCAATTGCAGATGATTGAGAGATCATATAATTACAAAAGCAAAGCCCTTTAGCATttgaaacatatatatatatatatatatatccacttGCAACAATAGAAGATGAAGAATGGGAAATACATTGCAATTTGATTTTTTAGGTTTAAATATAAAGCTATCAAATAACACCATATCGGTCATTTATCCAACAAATATTCACCAAGTATATAATCGTTCAAACTGGTTCGAAAATACATATATGCATGCATACCCATCTCTAAGCAGAGGAAGGGGTAACAAGAGCAGGAGAATCAGATTGTGCAGCCATGGAAAGTTCAAGTTGCCTTAGACAAGCAGGAGGCTGAAGAGAGAGCAACTCTGGAGAAATGAGATTGTCCCAGCCTTGAATTGGGTTGTTATTTTCTGAACCATCCCATCCTATATGTGTCACATGTTTCACATCTGTTGGAAGCCCTATTTCCATTTCTAGTTCTTCCATTTCTTCTCCGTATACTGCATATCAATGCCATGCATGCGTCAGATTAATTTGCTAATGTATATGGATAGATTTAATTAATCAGGTTGAGAGATAGAGGCTCACCAAATAATTGAGAGAAGGTCTTGAAACCCTTGACAAGCCTATGAAACCGATCCGATATGTTAGGCTTTGAAAGAGCAAGAAATTTCAATCCATTCTTCATACTATCAGTGCTTGATAAGCTTTCCtcgtcttcttcttttcttcctacatatttctcaacaaaaacaaaaacaaataaGCCTACCTACAAAAGAAAGATCAATGCCAaaagccagagagagagagagagagacttatTGAAGATGGGTTTGTGTAATGTGGAGCTGGTGGGTGCTTGGTTCTTCTGGGGTTGTGCACCCCAATAGCCACACTTGATTCAGAGACACAACCAATGGAGAAAGGAAGGAGAACAAGCCTTTCCATTCTATCTCTCATTTCTTCATCAACAATcaagcaaaagaaaagaaaattaaagggaTTAAAGCATATGTGAAGTGGACTGAGAAACAAAAACAAAAAGCTAGATTATAGGGTAGTTGAGGAAAGACTAATAGACAACCCTAGAACTGGATTGGAGTTTGTTATATTGGGTGGTGTGGGCGTGTGGTGGTGGTGCTTGTGCTGGCTTTGCAACCAAGTTATTATAATTTCACGTACAACAAGTCAAGCTACAAATTGAGTTTGGTTTGGTAGAGAGATGGAGGTGgtatgtttggacaattggaggtataattttaaattattaaaagatttAATTGTGAACTTTAACCTAATTAACAGACCCAACAGACTCGTATATGTGCTTCAGACATGCAATAATCCAGAGTAGGTGGAACTGCTATCTTCACCCTACCAGAGTGTCCCGACTAAACCACcctaaaaagagaaaaaaaaaaaaaaagaaagaaaaatactatctttttgtttaagttctctACCTATACTTGCCTCTCTTGTAGTATAAgccataattatgtattaatcctttttttcttttcttttttttttttttttgggtttactTGGTTTGGACTCTATACCAAACTTGAAGCAGTGAGTGCAATACAAGCAACCTTTCCAGTTACAATCTATTGGAGTTCTACTGGCTatggagaaggaccaaactgcaCTTTCTTGATCTTAAAGAAGAAAAACATGATTGATTGTCAGAATAGAATGATAAAAACAGAAAAATTTGTTGGGAAAATGATGTTCTTATAATGGGGAACTTGGTTCCTAAAACCATTGAGCGATCACTAGGAAAAACTTCTTTAAATTGCATATAATTAGGGTAAGATCAAAAGCTTCTGCACGAAATTAAGATGGAATTTGTGTTGTCACTAGCTATCTACtttcattttcagttttttttttttaatttattagaaaTTCAAGATTATTTGAATTTCACTTATTTTACATACAaacttattataaatattatatcttGAGTCTACAATATATTGAAGCTGACAAGAATTTTCTAGTTTCAAATGCGTCATACTTGGTTGCTTAAGATTAATCATTTAACAATATTTAAAGCTATTTAATTCTGAAAGTCAACAAATAATATATGGATAAATTGAAATCCAAATGTGCTCATAAAATATAAAGGAAATTTATAAAAATCACAGATTTGAGTATTGAATTGTGcattattttttaaaacaaaCATTGACATGGAATTCTTATAGGTTAAATTTGCTTATCTCTAATTCAGAATGGGTTCATTGGTTTTTCAGATTTCTTTACTTTAATTTGGTTGGAAACAAAATTTGACAACTTAAGTACAGAGAACTCGGTTTTCATAATTATTCTGAGAATTCAAGAGCAAAAGATGAGAACCTAAACCGAAACCGCAGGAAAAAATGGAGATCAAATCATTACAATACTCAATTGGTCCAAAATCCAAAACC
It contains:
- the LOC110659871 gene encoding CRIB domain-containing protein RIC4 — its product is MRDRMERLVLLPFSIGCVSESSVAIGVHNPRRTKHPPAPHYTNPSSIRRKEEDEESLSSTDSMKNGLKFLALSKPNISDRFHRLVKGFKTFSQLFVYGEEMEELEMEIGLPTDVKHVTHIGWDGSENNNPIQGWDNLISPELLSLQPPACLRQLELSMAAQSDSPALVTPSSA